A window of Ictidomys tridecemlineatus isolate mIctTri1 chromosome 1, mIctTri1.hap1, whole genome shotgun sequence contains these coding sequences:
- the LOC101958037 gene encoding V-type proton ATPase subunit S1-like protein isoform X3, whose protein sequence is MKPIQNFTTMPITKAFKNLSKEGHLEKEHGNAFSHHNPVNISIDGISCILFWAKRITIKFKNLTWLDLTDETFDQKAVVDTGNSNCSEESATLSLKFGDAENLQSFYMRFFLTTYNKLSSQSWFTLHRVEIIFNNSVQATFNVTGIYAPSSYSYHCQRVSSLQQHDALLLPSDTNDMSSLWEVTFIDFQIQGFTTEGQQFAKARDCTSSFSPAVLIGLAMSLILLLVLAYALHMLIYLRYLDRHYEFITSPTHFPPLKTRDLAEEKELLRSQGVECYELRSQQICKIYV, encoded by the exons ATGAAACCAATCCAGAATTTCACAACAATGCCAATCACGAAG GCTTTTAAAAATCTGAGCAAAGAGGGacatttagaaaaagaacatGGAAATGCCTTCAGCCATCATAACCCTGTTAATATCTCCATTGATGGAATTTCCTGCATTCTCTTCTGGGCCAAAAGAATAACAATTAAATTTAAGAATCTGACCTGGCTGGACCTTACAGATGAAACATTTGATCAAAAGGCAGTAGTGGATACTGGCAACTCAAACTGCAGTGAGGAAAGTGCCAC GTTGTCTCTGAAGTTTGGTGATGCTGAAAATCTACAAAGCTTTTATATGAG ATTCTTCCTTACCACTTACAACAAATTGTCCAGCCAGAGTTGGTTTACTTTGCACCGAGTTGAGATTATTTTCAACAATTCAGTCCAAGCAACTTTTAATGTAACTGGCATCTATGCTCCATCAAGTTATTCCTACCACTGCCAACGTGTCAGCAGCCTGCAGCAGCATGATGCTCTCTTGTTGCCTAGTGACACAAATGACATGTCAAGCTTGTGGGAAGTCACCTTCATTGATTTTCAG ATCCAAGGCTTTACCACTGAAGGGCAGCAGTTTGCCAAGGCCAGGGACTGcacctcttccttctctccagcTGTTTTGATTGGCCTGGCCATGTCCCTGATCCTGCTGCTGGTGCTGGCCTATGCCCTGCATATGCTCATCTACTTGCGCTATCTGGACCGGCACTATGAATTTATCACCTCTCCTACTCATTTCCCACCGTTGAAAACTCGAGACCTGGCAGAGGAGAAGGAACTGCTCAGGAGCCAGGGAGTTGAATGCTATGAACTGAGGAGCCAACAGATCTGCAAGATTTATGTTTAA
- the LOC101958037 gene encoding V-type proton ATPase subunit S1-like protein isoform X2, producing the protein MGRKILFSFSLLFLCMGFSLTLDQIFTRKNVSSQTSSNKEVVIKKGQQNNGDMKPIQNFTTMPITKAFKNLSKEGHLEKEHGNAFSHHNPVNISIDGISCILFWAKRITIKFKNLTWLDLTDETFDQKAVVDTGNSNCSEESATLSLKFGDAENLQSFYMRFFLTTYNKLSSQSWFTLHRVEIIFNNSVQATFNVTGIYAPSSYSYHCQRVSSLQQHDALLLPSDTNDMSSLWEVTFIDFQIQGFTTEGQQFAKARDCTSSFSPAVLIGLAMSLILLLVLAYALHMLIYLRYLDRHYEFITSPTHFPPLKTRDLAEEKELLRSQGVECYELRSQQICKIYV; encoded by the exons tTCTCAAACATCTTCAAATAAAGAAGTGGTTATAAAGAAAG GTCAACAGAATAATGGAGATATGAAACCAATCCAGAATTTCACAACAATGCCAATCACGAAG GCTTTTAAAAATCTGAGCAAAGAGGGacatttagaaaaagaacatGGAAATGCCTTCAGCCATCATAACCCTGTTAATATCTCCATTGATGGAATTTCCTGCATTCTCTTCTGGGCCAAAAGAATAACAATTAAATTTAAGAATCTGACCTGGCTGGACCTTACAGATGAAACATTTGATCAAAAGGCAGTAGTGGATACTGGCAACTCAAACTGCAGTGAGGAAAGTGCCAC GTTGTCTCTGAAGTTTGGTGATGCTGAAAATCTACAAAGCTTTTATATGAG ATTCTTCCTTACCACTTACAACAAATTGTCCAGCCAGAGTTGGTTTACTTTGCACCGAGTTGAGATTATTTTCAACAATTCAGTCCAAGCAACTTTTAATGTAACTGGCATCTATGCTCCATCAAGTTATTCCTACCACTGCCAACGTGTCAGCAGCCTGCAGCAGCATGATGCTCTCTTGTTGCCTAGTGACACAAATGACATGTCAAGCTTGTGGGAAGTCACCTTCATTGATTTTCAG ATCCAAGGCTTTACCACTGAAGGGCAGCAGTTTGCCAAGGCCAGGGACTGcacctcttccttctctccagcTGTTTTGATTGGCCTGGCCATGTCCCTGATCCTGCTGCTGGTGCTGGCCTATGCCCTGCATATGCTCATCTACTTGCGCTATCTGGACCGGCACTATGAATTTATCACCTCTCCTACTCATTTCCCACCGTTGAAAACTCGAGACCTGGCAGAGGAGAAGGAACTGCTCAGGAGCCAGGGAGTTGAATGCTATGAACTGAGGAGCCAACAGATCTGCAAGATTTATGTTTAA